In Lacerta agilis isolate rLacAgi1 chromosome 1, rLacAgi1.pri, whole genome shotgun sequence, the following proteins share a genomic window:
- the NIF3L1 gene encoding NIF3-like protein 1, protein MQLKRIPRQFLHVRSLINLTVRSFMDLKVLVSSLNDFASLSLAESWDNVGLLVEPSPPHSVRTLFLTNDLTEEVMEEALQKKADLILSYHPPIFQPLKRITWKTWKERLVIRALENRIGIYSPHTAYDAVPHGVNNWLAKGLGTCSSAPLQPATASSYPTGGSFRVEFSACPDDNLDTILPTLRGVPEVSLITTVPARVEGEEQTRVSVNCTQQALLQVVALLSQKSLLYQKTEIISLQKPLLEDTGMGRLCALKEPASISVLVERVKSHLRLSHIRLALGAGKSLESQVKVVALCAGSGSSVLKGTESDLYLTGEMSHHDVLDAVSKGISVILCEHSNTERGFLLELQKELTSHFQNKICIVVSERDRDPLQVV, encoded by the exons ATGCAACTGAAGCGAATTCCGAGGCAGTTCTTGCATGTACGGTCTTTGATCAATTTGACTGTGCGATCCTTCATGGATCTGAAAGTTCTCGTTTCTTCCCTGAATGATTTTGCTTCGCTCTCTCTGGCCGAAAGTTGGGACAATGTGGGGCTCCTGGTTGAGCCAAGCCCTCCCCATTCTGTCCGCACCCTCTTCTTGACCAATGACCTCACAGAGGAAGTGATGGAAGAAGCCCTGCAGAAGAAGGCAGATCTCATTCTCTCTTACCACCCGCCTATTTTCCAACCACTGAAACGCATAACGTGGAAAACGTGGAAAGAACGTCTTGTGATCCGAGCCTTGGAGAACCGAATTGGCATTTATTCTCCCCATACTGCGTATGACGCTGTACCTCATGGAGTCAATAACTGGCTTGCAAAAGGACTTG GTACCTGCAGCTCTGCTCCCTTGCAGCCTGCAACAGCTTCCAGTTACCCAACAGGGGGGTCTTTTCGCGTTGAGTTTAGTGCTTGCCCTGACGACAACCTAGACACAATTTTGCCCACTCTGCGTGGGGTGCCAGAGGTGTCGCTCATCACAACTGTTCCCGCCAG GGTTGAAGGGGAAGAGCAGACACGAGTCAGCGTGAACTGCACCCAGCAAGCCTTGCTGCAAGTGGTGGCCTTGCTCTCCCAGAAAAGTCTTCTCTATCAAAAGACTGAAATCATATCATTACAGAAG CCTCTTCTTGAAGATACTGGCATGGGACGTTTGTGCGCACTGAAGGAGCCAGCCTCTATTTCTGTCTTGGTTGAACGAGTGAAAAGCCACTTAAGACTGTCTCATATTCGCCTAGCCCTTGGAGCTGGAAAATCATTGG AATCCCAGGTGAAGGTGGTTGCCCTTTGCGCCGGCTCAGGAAGTAGTGTTCTGAAAGGCACAGAAAGTGATCTCTACCTGACAG GAGAGATGTCCCACCACGATGTACTGGATGCCGTTTCCAAAGGGATAAGTGTGATCTTGTGCGAGCACAGCAACACTGAGCGAGGCTTTCTGCTGGAGCTGCAAAAGGAGCTGACTTCGCACTTTCAGAACAAGATCTGTATCGTAGTttctgagagagacagagacccCCTTCAAGTGGTATAG